Proteins encoded within one genomic window of Balneolaceae bacterium:
- a CDS encoding family 10 glycosylhydrolase: MKIRLFLLLPILWLTILSCRSTESIVEEQQPPEIEKPSVQQVDGLKPNREFRAIWVATVANIDWPSEPGLPVDRQKEEMIDILDRAAALNFNAIIFQVRPAADALYPSPHEPWSYYLTGKMGQPPLPAYDPLEFAVTEAHKRGMELHAWFNPYRAGHPSDKSEISPDHISKIQPDWVHEYGDYLWLDPGIPEVRQHTIDVILDVVERYDIDGVHFDDYFYPYPSYADGADFPDTESWQRAVEKGTTLSRKDWRRSNVDTLMRELSEEIKQVKPHVKFGISPFGIWRPGYPEYTTGFDAYNELYADARLWLKEGWVDYFTPQIYYRLDQVGQPFPIMLDWWVEQNDYNRHIWPGLFTSRILSSWPANEITGQLYTSRAFPNVTGAVHFSMKTFMENPDDFNQILAAGPNAYPSLIPASPWISTTVPDAPAVTFHDFNSYWSLTLQPQNGDDIQWWLVRTKLNGQWEVEYYPAFHREIDFFGGEGMKRPSDIVVSGVNRAGVEGELSEPIKTEVIESAIRDSARLPENVIKREDWAEHEPLGYDANAVRRNLMHGDTLQFRDFSLVFSRMLKSTPYPGHFMGISSEKKDSTEINERVTVQLYRNGVSEQFFLQPGEAMNWYGYHVGLIDTNFDSGM; this comes from the coding sequence TTGAAGATTCGTTTATTTCTTCTGTTACCAATTCTATGGCTGACTATACTAAGTTGTCGGTCCACCGAATCTATCGTTGAGGAACAACAACCACCAGAGATTGAAAAACCATCGGTTCAGCAGGTTGACGGTCTCAAACCAAACCGTGAATTTCGGGCCATTTGGGTGGCTACTGTTGCAAATATCGACTGGCCTTCTGAGCCCGGCCTGCCCGTGGACAGACAGAAAGAAGAGATGATTGACATCCTGGATCGTGCTGCTGCATTGAATTTCAACGCCATCATTTTCCAGGTTCGTCCTGCGGCTGATGCTCTCTACCCCTCACCCCATGAACCCTGGTCGTACTACCTGACCGGGAAAATGGGACAACCGCCATTGCCTGCATATGATCCGCTTGAGTTTGCTGTAACAGAAGCTCATAAACGGGGAATGGAATTACACGCCTGGTTCAATCCCTATCGTGCCGGCCATCCTTCAGATAAATCAGAAATTTCGCCCGATCATATCAGCAAAATTCAACCCGATTGGGTTCATGAATATGGCGATTATCTTTGGCTCGATCCCGGCATTCCTGAGGTTCGTCAGCATACAATCGATGTCATTTTAGATGTGGTTGAGCGCTATGATATCGACGGCGTGCATTTTGACGATTATTTCTATCCCTATCCCTCCTACGCTGATGGAGCCGATTTTCCGGATACCGAAAGCTGGCAAAGAGCCGTTGAAAAGGGTACCACACTCTCCCGGAAAGACTGGCGGCGAAGTAATGTGGATACATTGATGAGAGAACTGTCTGAAGAGATCAAACAAGTAAAACCTCACGTAAAATTTGGGATCAGTCCGTTTGGAATCTGGCGGCCGGGTTATCCTGAGTATACTACCGGATTCGATGCTTACAATGAACTCTATGCCGATGCCCGGCTCTGGCTGAAGGAGGGCTGGGTGGATTATTTTACACCTCAGATCTATTATCGTCTGGATCAGGTTGGGCAGCCGTTTCCCATCATGCTGGATTGGTGGGTGGAGCAGAACGATTACAACCGGCATATCTGGCCGGGACTGTTTACTAGCCGAATTTTATCATCATGGCCGGCGAATGAAATCACCGGCCAATTATATACATCACGGGCATTTCCGAATGTAACCGGTGCCGTTCACTTCAGCATGAAAACGTTCATGGAAAACCCCGATGATTTCAACCAAATTCTTGCCGCCGGGCCGAATGCATATCCATCACTGATTCCTGCATCCCCCTGGATCTCAACAACTGTTCCGGATGCACCGGCGGTTACATTTCACGATTTTAACTCTTACTGGTCGCTAACTCTTCAACCACAAAATGGAGATGATATTCAATGGTGGCTTGTGAGAACAAAATTAAATGGGCAATGGGAAGTGGAATACTATCCCGCTTTTCATCGTGAGATCGATTTTTTTGGAGGAGAAGGGATGAAGCGTCCGTCCGATATTGTCGTTTCCGGGGTAAATCGTGCGGGAGTAGAGGGTGAGCTTTCTGAGCCGATCAAAACAGAAGTTATTGAATCAGCCATAAGGGATTCTGCCAGGCTTCCTGAAAATGTAATAAAACGAGAGGATTGGGCTGAGCATGAACCGTTAGGGTATGATGCCAATGCCGTGCGCAGAAACCTGATGCACGGAGATACACTTCAATTCCGTGACTTCAGCCTTGTCTTTTCACGAATGTTGAAATCAACTCCATATCCCGGGCAC